One genomic window of Arthrobacter caoxuetaonis includes the following:
- a CDS encoding TetR/AcrR family transcriptional regulator produces the protein MPRITAPTVAEHRAAQQRALLDAAKTLLAKTGEAPSMAEVAALAGLARPSAYQYYKSRTDLLNALVLDVFPRWARRVEDAMAAEELPADRILAYVMTNITLVAEGEHAVGSALAAVAPGEELDTQSNRMHQALLDPLVGALTEMGSADPASTAELINAIVHSGTRLLESGKTLQDVHELVRELLGPFVREHGGKSRAGAR, from the coding sequence TTGCCCCGCATTACCGCCCCCACGGTTGCAGAGCACCGTGCGGCACAGCAGAGGGCCCTCCTGGACGCTGCCAAGACGCTGCTCGCGAAGACCGGCGAGGCTCCCAGCATGGCCGAAGTAGCCGCCCTCGCAGGCCTTGCCCGCCCCAGCGCCTACCAGTACTACAAGTCCCGCACGGACCTCCTGAACGCCCTGGTTCTCGACGTCTTTCCCCGATGGGCGCGCAGGGTCGAAGACGCCATGGCGGCAGAGGAACTGCCGGCAGACCGGATCCTGGCCTACGTCATGACCAACATCACGCTGGTCGCCGAGGGGGAGCACGCCGTGGGCAGTGCACTGGCAGCCGTGGCACCGGGCGAAGAACTGGATACGCAGAGCAACCGCATGCATCAGGCGCTGCTTGATCCCCTGGTCGGCGCCCTGACGGAGATGGGATCGGCGGACCCTGCAAGCACGGCCGAACTCATTAATGCCATAGTGCACAGCGGGACCAGGCTCCTCGAGTCCGGCAAGACCCTGCAGGACGTCCACGAGCTGGTCCGCGAGCTCCTCGGTCCCTTCGTCCGCGAACACGGCGGCAAGAGCAGAGCCGGCGCCCGGTGA
- a CDS encoding ABC transporter permease, translated as MFLALRELRFARARFGLMGGVIALIAVLMVLLSGLSSGLVNDGVSGLKGMPATHIAFNEGTKTDNAFSRSVVDPSQAEAWSTQPGVEEVTLMGSAMMNAVTDDGTQVDLSLFGIDTGSFLAPAIGEGRGIEAVNEMVVSPTAEDEGVEIGSVVTLDRIDVALTVVGYTEDQATFGHVSMAYLPLETWQLIASGQSQPGEPTETAIAAVDFDTASSIAIKAENGASLDLAAGDAAAGTVTSTLEDSFDASPGYTAETLTLEMIQIFLYAICALVVGAFFTVWTIQRKHELAVLRAIGASTGYLLRDGIFQAVVILTLSTAAGLAAGLGMGAWMSGTAMPFALEAGPISIATALTILMGVLGAAVAIVRISRVDPLAALGGQR; from the coding sequence ATGTTCCTAGCTCTGCGCGAGCTGCGTTTTGCACGGGCCAGATTCGGATTAATGGGTGGCGTTATCGCCCTCATCGCCGTCCTGATGGTCCTGCTGTCCGGCCTTTCCTCAGGCCTCGTTAATGACGGTGTTTCCGGCCTGAAGGGCATGCCGGCGACCCATATTGCTTTCAACGAAGGCACCAAAACCGACAACGCCTTCTCACGCAGCGTTGTCGACCCGTCCCAGGCTGAGGCCTGGAGCACCCAGCCCGGAGTCGAGGAAGTCACCCTGATGGGGTCGGCCATGATGAACGCCGTAACGGATGACGGCACCCAGGTCGATCTGTCCCTCTTCGGCATCGACACCGGATCGTTCCTGGCTCCGGCAATCGGCGAAGGACGCGGGATTGAAGCCGTCAACGAGATGGTCGTCTCCCCCACCGCCGAAGACGAAGGAGTCGAGATCGGCTCCGTCGTCACGCTCGACCGGATCGACGTCGCACTCACTGTGGTCGGTTACACCGAGGACCAGGCAACGTTCGGCCACGTCAGCATGGCCTACCTTCCCCTGGAAACCTGGCAGCTGATTGCCAGCGGCCAGTCACAGCCGGGCGAACCGACGGAAACCGCCATCGCGGCGGTGGACTTCGACACGGCCAGCTCCATTGCGATCAAGGCTGAGAACGGCGCTTCGCTGGACCTCGCCGCCGGCGATGCAGCAGCCGGAACGGTCACTTCGACCCTGGAAGATTCCTTCGACGCTTCCCCGGGCTACACGGCCGAGACGCTGACACTGGAAATGATCCAGATTTTCCTATACGCCATCTGTGCGCTCGTCGTCGGTGCGTTCTTCACCGTCTGGACGATCCAGCGCAAGCACGAACTGGCAGTCCTGCGGGCGATCGGCGCATCCACCGGTTACCTGCTGCGGGACGGCATCTTCCAGGCTGTCGTCATCCTGACTCTCTCCACCGCAGCCGGCCTGGCGGCAGGCCTCGGAATGGGTGCCTGGATGTCAGGCACCGCGATGCCTTTCGCACTGGAAGCCGGACCCATTTCGATCGCGACGGCGCTGACCATCCTGATGGGTGTGCTGGGCGCCGCCGTAGCCATCGTCCGCATTTCCAGGGTTGACCCCCTGGCTGCCCTTGGAGGACAGCGATGA
- a CDS encoding DUF3054 domain-containing protein, whose product MSTRRFWPAFLAADVVLILVFAALGRDTHAHGLDPAGVAVTASPFIAACLAGWLLLRAWHRPYALWPTGILLWLITAGAGLAIRAVAGGGTALSFQLVTFGVLGAFLLVPRLAAAVMHGRAGRNSTRLGDRA is encoded by the coding sequence GTGAGCACCCGCCGCTTCTGGCCCGCCTTCCTGGCCGCCGACGTCGTCCTCATCCTTGTTTTCGCGGCGCTTGGCCGCGACACGCATGCCCATGGCCTGGACCCGGCGGGCGTCGCCGTGACGGCGTCCCCGTTCATCGCGGCCTGCCTCGCCGGCTGGCTGCTGCTCCGGGCGTGGCACCGCCCGTATGCACTGTGGCCCACCGGAATCCTGCTCTGGCTGATCACGGCGGGGGCAGGCCTGGCCATCCGTGCGGTGGCCGGCGGCGGTACGGCGCTCAGCTTCCAGCTGGTGACGTTCGGCGTGCTGGGAGCCTTCCTCCTTGTTCCGCGGCTCGCGGCGGCGGTCATGCACGGGCGCGCCGGGCGCAATTCCACTAGGCTCGGAGACAGGGCCTGA
- a CDS encoding Lrp/AsnC family transcriptional regulator: MITAFVLIQTDSARIPECAEEISEIEGISEVYSVTGEWDLIAIARVRRHEDLADTIANRLSKVQGVIGTTTQIAFRAYSKHDLDAAFSLGFDS; the protein is encoded by the coding sequence ATGATCACCGCTTTTGTACTCATCCAGACCGACTCGGCCCGGATCCCCGAGTGCGCAGAGGAAATCTCCGAGATCGAGGGCATCAGCGAGGTCTACTCCGTGACCGGCGAATGGGACCTCATCGCGATTGCCCGGGTTCGACGCCACGAGGATCTCGCTGACACCATCGCGAACAGGCTTTCCAAGGTCCAGGGTGTGATTGGAACCACCACCCAGATTGCCTTCCGGGCTTACTCCAAGCACGACCTGGATGCCGCTTTTTCGCTGGGCTTCGACAGCTAG
- the trpD gene encoding anthranilate phosphoribosyltransferase, translated as MSTFPSSEHTWPSLITALIAGEDLSTQQTRWAMNTIMAGDASDAQIAGFLVALRAKGESVQELAGLVEAMLENARPIDIPGETLDIVGTGGDRHNTVNISSMAALVCAGAGARVVKHGNRAASSSSGSADVIEALGVRLDLPVERVADAAVRAGITFCFAQVFHPSMRFAAVARRDMGVATAFNFMGPLTNPARPSASAIGVADERLAPLIAGVLAARGVRALVFRGGDGLDELTTTGASTVWEVRNGTVERSAVDPMDLGIPRATLDDLRGGDAAANAAVVRSVLAGEKGPVRDAVLLNAAAALVALDTGAEGTLMERLAAGLRRAEASVDTGNARRALDRWVEVTQ; from the coding sequence GTGAGTACGTTTCCGAGTTCCGAGCACACCTGGCCGTCGCTGATTACCGCACTCATCGCGGGGGAGGACCTGAGCACCCAACAGACCCGGTGGGCCATGAACACGATCATGGCCGGAGACGCCTCGGATGCCCAGATTGCCGGGTTCCTGGTGGCCCTGCGGGCGAAGGGCGAGAGCGTCCAGGAGCTGGCAGGCCTGGTTGAGGCCATGCTCGAAAACGCCCGGCCCATCGACATCCCGGGAGAAACACTGGACATCGTGGGCACAGGCGGTGACAGGCATAACACCGTTAATATTTCCTCGATGGCTGCGCTGGTCTGCGCCGGTGCCGGAGCGAGGGTGGTCAAGCACGGCAACCGGGCCGCTTCCTCCTCCTCGGGCTCGGCCGACGTGATTGAAGCCCTGGGCGTCCGGCTTGACCTGCCCGTTGAGAGGGTCGCGGACGCCGCAGTGCGCGCCGGCATCACCTTTTGCTTCGCACAGGTCTTTCACCCCTCGATGCGGTTTGCCGCCGTCGCCCGCCGCGACATGGGCGTTGCCACAGCGTTCAACTTCATGGGCCCGCTGACGAATCCCGCCCGCCCGTCCGCCTCGGCGATCGGCGTTGCCGATGAACGGCTGGCACCCCTCATCGCCGGAGTGCTGGCGGCCAGGGGAGTCCGGGCACTGGTCTTCCGCGGCGGCGACGGGCTCGATGAACTGACCACCACGGGTGCCTCTACGGTGTGGGAGGTCCGTAACGGCACCGTGGAGCGCTCAGCAGTGGACCCGATGGATCTGGGGATCCCCAGGGCCACTCTGGACGACCTGCGCGGCGGGGACGCTGCGGCCAACGCCGCCGTGGTCCGGAGCGTCCTGGCGGGCGAGAAAGGGCCTGTCAGGGACGCCGTGCTGCTCAATGCCGCTGCTGCACTGGTGGCTCTGGATACCGGGGCGGAGGGAACACTTATGGAGCGGCTGGCGGCTGGCTTGAGGCGTGCTGAAGCGTCGGTGGACACCGGCAACGCGCGCCGGGCACTTGACCGCTGGGTTGAGGTCACGCAGTAA
- a CDS encoding ABC transporter ATP-binding protein produces MSTQTSNAAQTVTTRGLFIQNANLALGDGSSTVQALDNVSLSVEPGELVAVVGPSGAGKSSLLAVAGALATPDSGLVTVNGTDLSTLGKAAKARFRLKNIGFVFQSGNLIPALNAAEQLELVHRMAKMGGTFNPHDLLDAVGMGHKLKSRPDQLSGGERQRVGIARALVSKPTLLLVDEPTAALDRKRSQDVVELLAKETHEQGVATVMVTHDHDVLHHCDRVVEMVDGRLAG; encoded by the coding sequence ATGAGTACGCAAACTAGCAACGCAGCCCAGACCGTAACCACGCGCGGACTGTTCATCCAGAACGCCAACCTCGCACTGGGAGACGGTTCCAGCACCGTGCAGGCCCTGGACAACGTCAGCCTCAGCGTCGAACCCGGCGAACTCGTCGCCGTCGTTGGTCCATCCGGAGCCGGCAAGTCATCGCTCCTGGCCGTGGCCGGCGCCCTGGCAACTCCCGACTCCGGCCTCGTCACCGTCAACGGCACCGACCTCAGCACCCTCGGCAAGGCGGCCAAGGCAAGGTTCCGACTGAAGAACATCGGCTTTGTCTTCCAGTCAGGGAACCTGATTCCGGCACTGAACGCTGCCGAACAGCTGGAGCTGGTGCACCGCATGGCCAAGATGGGCGGCACGTTCAACCCGCATGACCTGCTCGACGCCGTTGGCATGGGCCACAAGCTCAAGAGCCGCCCCGACCAGCTCTCCGGCGGTGAGCGCCAGCGCGTGGGGATCGCCCGCGCACTGGTCTCGAAGCCGACGCTGCTGCTCGTGGACGAACCGACTGCGGCGCTGGACCGGAAACGGAGCCAGGACGTAGTGGAGCTCCTGGCGAAGGAAACGCATGAACAGGGCGTTGCTACAGTTATGGTGACCCACGATCACGATGTCCTTCATCATTGCGACCGGGTCGTAGAGATGGTGGACGGCCGGCTGGCCGGATAA